The Streptomyces sp. NBC_00236 DNA window CAGTTTGCCCATGATCCGGCTGACGTGGGTCTTGGCGGTGAGCGGGCTGAGGCCGAGGGCCTCGGCGATCTCGGTGTTGTTGAGGCCACGTGCGACGAGGGCGAGGACCTGGCGTTCCCGGTCGGAGAGCATCGCGGGTCCGGTCCCGGTGGCCGCCGGGGGCTGCGGGGCGCTGAGGACCCGGGCGATCAGCCGGGCGGTCGGGCCGGGCGAGAGCAGGGCCTCGCCCGCGGCCACCGTCCTGATCGCGGCGAGCAGATCGGCGGGCCGGGTGTCCTTGACCAGGAAGCCGGAGGCGCCGGCGCGCAACGCGTCGACGATGTGGTCGTCGGTGTCGTACGTGG harbors:
- a CDS encoding response regulator transcription factor, coding for MIRVLLADDQTLVRAAFAMLVGSDPDMEVVGEAATGLEAVALARSARADLVVMDIRMPELDGIEATRRIAADEDLAGVKVLVLTTYDTDDHIVDALRAGASGFLVKDTRPADLLAAIRTVAAGEALLSPGPTARLIARVLSAPQPPAATGTGPAMLSDRERQVLALVARGLNNTEIAEALGLSPLTAKTHVSRIMGKLAARDRAQLVIVAYESGLVVPAGGGAEVN